A section of the Echeneis naucrates chromosome 12, fEcheNa1.1, whole genome shotgun sequence genome encodes:
- the dennd1a gene encoding DENN domain-containing protein 1A isoform X3 — MGSRIKESPESTFEAYLEVTYPGTQSSKPEVRRQFPEDYTDQEALQTVPKFCFPFSMDSLTVNQVNQVGQNFTFVLTDIESKQRFGFCRLSSGAHTCYCILSYLPWFEVFYKLLNILADYTIKSQESHWKELLVSLHELPIPEPGVPVHLGVHSFFTVPDTRELPSIPENRNLTEYFVAVDVNNMLHLYASMLYERRILICCSKLSTLTACVHGSAAMLYPMHWQHVYIPVLPQHLLDYCCAPMPYLIGVHSSLIEKVRGMALDDVVVLNVDTNTLETPYDDLQSLPNDVVSSLKSRLKKVSTTTGDGVARAFLKSQAALFGSYRNALQIESGEPITFNEETFVNHRSSAMRQFLQNAIQLQLFKQFIDGRLDLLNSGEGFSDIFEEEINMSEYAGSDKTYHQWLFTVKKGGGAIFNTVKTKANPAMKTVYKFAKDHAKMRIKEVKSRLKQKEQAQNGLSTGGSAVIDDDGTADITSSTSAVRREGPLQIWDDHRPITVHFGQARPPMLLKRPSSNVSLESSIDQPQPYRSLKEVELMEGDDPGFGAESHTAPPSPVNEKFSNINLLGDIFGCHDEPDTQPITLAKSLEDLRTPKDTGELQAKFTYQRMDLSASEHSRTLPGLKLSNPYNKLWSIGQDESALPVFMPSTCERPASAQPPVQPEAHSPSCESSGFIPDPLEASTPGNITIPRPHGRKTPEPGTVLAPPVAQSRSNVAGTSEGRTTSAGQEFRQALSMTTDEDLLKPSKDSIDLISLLDPLNSSAQTSSTSVNDGTDTGISSSSCKPTLPARPYPQGLPPFQVHPHISRNPFAQSLQRTSPQMHYSPTISGNPFSTVCGLPPASYCHTPPQPQSFTTLPGIYRQPSPGSSTLPPSYGLLQSAFPPSVNSLPHASASNYALSSLADSMSVTPTAVNMLAKPLRAEGDSKKTQDPFGDLLTMAKPPTPQKKKVEDLRRRWETFD; from the exons CCTGACAGTCAACCAGGTCAACCAAGTCGGCCAGAACTTCACCTTTGTGTTGACTGACATTGAGAGCAAACAGAGATTTGGCTTCTGTCGCCTATCCTCAGGTGCACACACCTGTTACTGCATTCTcag CTACCTGCCGTGGTTTGAAGTCTTCTACAAACTGCTAAATATCTTGGCGGACTACACTATCAAAAGCCAG GAAAGCCACTGGAAAGAGCTCCTAGTGTCACTACATGAACTCCCCATCCCTGAGCCTGGGGTCCCTGTTCATCTTGGTGTG CATTCCTTCTTCACTGTGCCCGACACAAGGGAACTGCCCAGCATACCCGAGAAT AGAAATCTAACAGAGTACTTTGTAGCAGTAGATGTCAATAACATGCTTCATCTGTATGCTAGTATGCTTTATGAACGCCGAATCCTCATCTGCTGTAGCAAACTAAGCACT TTAACGGCTTGTGTCCATGGGTCTGCAGCCATGTTATATCCAATGCACTGGCAACATGTTTACATACCTGTCCTGCCTCAGCATCTGTTAGACTACTGCTG tgcCCCAATGCCATACCTCATCGGAGTTCATTCTAGCCTCATTGAG AAAGTTCGAGGAATGGCTCTAGATGATGTTGTGGTGCTGAATGTGGACACAAACACCCTGGAAACCCCCTACGACGATTTACAAAGCCTGCCCAATGATGTG gtgtcatCTCTGAAAAGTCGTTTGAAGAAGGTTTCAACAACAACAGGGGACGGGGTGGCTCGGGCCTTTCTTAAGAGTCAGGCAGCTCTGTTTGGCAGCTACAGAAATGCTCTGCAGATTGAGTCG GGTGAGCCAATAACATTTAATGAAGAAACCTTTGTCAATCATCGTTCCAGTGCCATGAGACAGTTTCTCCAAAATGCCATTCAGCTACAGCTCTTCAAACAG TTCATTGATGGCCGTCTGGACTTGTTGAACTCAGGAGAAGGTTTTAGTGACATCTTTGAGGAGGAGATCAACATGAGTGAATATGCAG GCAGTGACAAAACCTACCATCAGTGGCTCTTCACTGTGAAG AAAGGGGGTGGGGCTATATTCAACACAGTGAAGACCAAGGCAAACCCGGCCATGAAGACTGTTTACAAGTTT GCCAAAGATCACGCAAAAATGCGTATCAAGGAAGTTAAGAGCCGATTGAAGCAGAAA GAGCAGGCACAGAACGGTCTTTCTACAGGGGGGTCAGCAGTCATCGATGATGATGGGACAGCAGACATAACCTCTTCCACTAGTGCAGTCAGGAGGGAGGGTCCACTGCAAATCTGGGATGACCACAGGCCAATCACTGTGCACTTCGGACAG GCTCGACCTCCTATGTTGTTGAAGAGACCAAGCAGCAATGTGAGTCTGGAAAGCAGCATTGACCA GCCACAGCCGTACCGCTCCCTGAAAGAGGTTGAGTTGATGGAAGGGGATGACCCTGGTTTTGGTGCAGAGAGTCACACAGCTCCTCCAAGCCCAGTCAATGAGAAGTTCTCCAACATCAACCTGCTTGGTGATATCTTTGGCTGCCATGATGAGCCAGACACTCAGCCAATCACCTTGGCTAAAAGTCTCGAGGACCTGAGGACTCCCAAAGACACAGGGGAGCTACAAGCCAAGTTCACCTACCAG CGGATGGACCTAAGTGCCAGCGAACACTCACGGACACTTCCAGGCCTCAAGCTGTCCAACCCCTACAACAAGTTGTGGAGTATAGGGCAGGATGAATCAGCCCTGCCTGTTTTTATGCCTTCTACCTGTGAGAGACCTGCATCTGCCCAACCTCCTGTGCAGCCTGAAGCCCATTCCCCAAGTTGTGAAAGCTCTGGCTTCATACCTGACCCTTTGGAGGCCTCCACACCTGGCAACATCACTATTCCACGTCCCCATGGAAGAAAGACACCCGAACCTGGTACTGTCCTTGCACCTCCTGTGGCCCAGTCACGTTCTAATGTAGCAGGAACTAGTGAAGGAAGGACTACATCAGCAGGCCAAGAGTTTAGGCAAGCACTGAGCATGACTACAGATGAGGACCTGCTGAAGCCAAGCAAGGACAGTATAGATCTGATAAGCCTCCTAGACCCCCTGAACAGCTCAGCACAGACCAGTTCCACATCAGTAAATGATGGGACAGATACTGGTATTTCGTCATCTTCCTGCAAACCAACACTACCGGCCAGGCCTTACCCACAGGGCTTGCCTCCTTTCCAAGTGCACCCTCACATATCACGTAACCCTTTTGCCCAGTCCCTGCAACGCACCTCCCCTCAGATGCACTACTCACCAACTATAAGTGGGAACCCCTTCAGTACAGTCTGTGGGCTTCCACCAGCCTCTTACTGTCACACTCCACCCCAGCCACAGTCCTTCACCACACTACCAGGGATATACAGACAACCTTCACCAGGCAGTTCGACTTTGCCACCCAGCTATGGACTGCTCCAGTCAGCCTTCCCACCCTCAGTTAACTCTCTCCCTCATGCCTCTGCCAGCAATTATGCCCTTTCAAGCCTGGCGGACTCCATGTCTGTCACCCCTACAGCCGTGAATATGCTGGCAAAGCCCCTTCGTGCTGAGGGCGACAGCAAGAAGACTCAGGATCCTTTTGGGGACCTGCTAACAATGGCCAAGCCACCGACACCACAGAAAAAGAAGGTGGAGGACCTTCGGAGGAGGTGGGAAACGTTTGACTGA
- the dennd1a gene encoding DENN domain-containing protein 1A isoform X2 — protein sequence MGSRIKESPESTFEAYLEVTYPGTQSSKPEVRRQFPEDYTDQEALQTVPKFCFPFSMDSLTVNQVNQVGQNFTFVLTDIESKQRFGFCRLSSGAHTCYCILSYLPWFEVFYKLLNILADYTIKSQESHWKELLVSLHELPIPEPGVPVHLGVHSFFTVPDTRELPSIPENRNLTEYFVAVDVNNMLHLYASMLYERRILICCSKLSTLTACVHGSAAMLYPMHWQHVYIPVLPQHLLDYCCAPMPYLIGVHSSLIEKVRGMALDDVVVLNVDTNTLETPYDDLQSLPNDVVSSLKSRLKKVSTTTGDGVARAFLKSQAALFGSYRNALQIESGEPITFNEETFVNHRSSAMRQFLQNAIQLQLFKQFIDGRLDLLNSGEGFSDIFEEEINMSEYAGSDKTYHQWLFTVKKGGGAIFNTVKTKANPAMKTVYKFAKDHAKMRIKEVKSRLKQKEQAQNGLSTGGSAVIDDDGTADITSSTSAVRREGPLQIWDDHRPITVHFGQARPPMLLKRPSSNVSLESSIDHSIRPTRHYTVFLSEDSSGDELQYDDDSISGFPDSLLFSVPFEWSPLPQPYRSLKEVELMEGDDPGFGAESHTAPPSPVNEKFSNINLLGDIFGCHDEPDTQPITLAKSLEDLRTPKDTGELQAKFTYQRMDLSASEHSRTLPGLKLSNPYNKLWSIGQDESALPVFMPSTCERPASAQPPVQPEAHSPSCESSGFIPDPLEASTPGNITIPRPHGRKTPEPGTVLAPPVAQSRSNVAGTSEGRTTSAGQEFRQALSMTTDEDLLKPSKDSIDLISLLDPLNSSAQTSSTSVNDGTDTGISSSSCKPTLPARPYPQGLPPFQVHPHISRNPFAQSLQRTSPQMHYSPTISGNPFSTVCGLPPASYCHTPPQPQSFTTLPGIYRQPSPGSSTLPPSYGLLQSAFPPSVNSLPHASASNYALSSLADSMSVTPTAVNMLAKPLRAEGDSKKTQDPFGDLLTMAKPPTPQKKKVEDLRRRWETFD from the exons CCTGACAGTCAACCAGGTCAACCAAGTCGGCCAGAACTTCACCTTTGTGTTGACTGACATTGAGAGCAAACAGAGATTTGGCTTCTGTCGCCTATCCTCAGGTGCACACACCTGTTACTGCATTCTcag CTACCTGCCGTGGTTTGAAGTCTTCTACAAACTGCTAAATATCTTGGCGGACTACACTATCAAAAGCCAG GAAAGCCACTGGAAAGAGCTCCTAGTGTCACTACATGAACTCCCCATCCCTGAGCCTGGGGTCCCTGTTCATCTTGGTGTG CATTCCTTCTTCACTGTGCCCGACACAAGGGAACTGCCCAGCATACCCGAGAAT AGAAATCTAACAGAGTACTTTGTAGCAGTAGATGTCAATAACATGCTTCATCTGTATGCTAGTATGCTTTATGAACGCCGAATCCTCATCTGCTGTAGCAAACTAAGCACT TTAACGGCTTGTGTCCATGGGTCTGCAGCCATGTTATATCCAATGCACTGGCAACATGTTTACATACCTGTCCTGCCTCAGCATCTGTTAGACTACTGCTG tgcCCCAATGCCATACCTCATCGGAGTTCATTCTAGCCTCATTGAG AAAGTTCGAGGAATGGCTCTAGATGATGTTGTGGTGCTGAATGTGGACACAAACACCCTGGAAACCCCCTACGACGATTTACAAAGCCTGCCCAATGATGTG gtgtcatCTCTGAAAAGTCGTTTGAAGAAGGTTTCAACAACAACAGGGGACGGGGTGGCTCGGGCCTTTCTTAAGAGTCAGGCAGCTCTGTTTGGCAGCTACAGAAATGCTCTGCAGATTGAGTCG GGTGAGCCAATAACATTTAATGAAGAAACCTTTGTCAATCATCGTTCCAGTGCCATGAGACAGTTTCTCCAAAATGCCATTCAGCTACAGCTCTTCAAACAG TTCATTGATGGCCGTCTGGACTTGTTGAACTCAGGAGAAGGTTTTAGTGACATCTTTGAGGAGGAGATCAACATGAGTGAATATGCAG GCAGTGACAAAACCTACCATCAGTGGCTCTTCACTGTGAAG AAAGGGGGTGGGGCTATATTCAACACAGTGAAGACCAAGGCAAACCCGGCCATGAAGACTGTTTACAAGTTT GCCAAAGATCACGCAAAAATGCGTATCAAGGAAGTTAAGAGCCGATTGAAGCAGAAA GAGCAGGCACAGAACGGTCTTTCTACAGGGGGGTCAGCAGTCATCGATGATGATGGGACAGCAGACATAACCTCTTCCACTAGTGCAGTCAGGAGGGAGGGTCCACTGCAAATCTGGGATGACCACAGGCCAATCACTGTGCACTTCGGACAG GCTCGACCTCCTATGTTGTTGAAGAGACCAAGCAGCAATGTGAGTCTGGAAAGCAGCATTGACCA CTCTATCCGTCCTACTCGTCACTACACAGTATTTCTGTCAGAGGATTCTTCCGGAGATGAGCTCCAGTATGACGATGATTCCATCTCTGGGTTTCCTGACAGCTTACTCTTCTCCGTCCCTTTTGAGTGGTCACCTCT GCCACAGCCGTACCGCTCCCTGAAAGAGGTTGAGTTGATGGAAGGGGATGACCCTGGTTTTGGTGCAGAGAGTCACACAGCTCCTCCAAGCCCAGTCAATGAGAAGTTCTCCAACATCAACCTGCTTGGTGATATCTTTGGCTGCCATGATGAGCCAGACACTCAGCCAATCACCTTGGCTAAAAGTCTCGAGGACCTGAGGACTCCCAAAGACACAGGGGAGCTACAAGCCAAGTTCACCTACCAG CGGATGGACCTAAGTGCCAGCGAACACTCACGGACACTTCCAGGCCTCAAGCTGTCCAACCCCTACAACAAGTTGTGGAGTATAGGGCAGGATGAATCAGCCCTGCCTGTTTTTATGCCTTCTACCTGTGAGAGACCTGCATCTGCCCAACCTCCTGTGCAGCCTGAAGCCCATTCCCCAAGTTGTGAAAGCTCTGGCTTCATACCTGACCCTTTGGAGGCCTCCACACCTGGCAACATCACTATTCCACGTCCCCATGGAAGAAAGACACCCGAACCTGGTACTGTCCTTGCACCTCCTGTGGCCCAGTCACGTTCTAATGTAGCAGGAACTAGTGAAGGAAGGACTACATCAGCAGGCCAAGAGTTTAGGCAAGCACTGAGCATGACTACAGATGAGGACCTGCTGAAGCCAAGCAAGGACAGTATAGATCTGATAAGCCTCCTAGACCCCCTGAACAGCTCAGCACAGACCAGTTCCACATCAGTAAATGATGGGACAGATACTGGTATTTCGTCATCTTCCTGCAAACCAACACTACCGGCCAGGCCTTACCCACAGGGCTTGCCTCCTTTCCAAGTGCACCCTCACATATCACGTAACCCTTTTGCCCAGTCCCTGCAACGCACCTCCCCTCAGATGCACTACTCACCAACTATAAGTGGGAACCCCTTCAGTACAGTCTGTGGGCTTCCACCAGCCTCTTACTGTCACACTCCACCCCAGCCACAGTCCTTCACCACACTACCAGGGATATACAGACAACCTTCACCAGGCAGTTCGACTTTGCCACCCAGCTATGGACTGCTCCAGTCAGCCTTCCCACCCTCAGTTAACTCTCTCCCTCATGCCTCTGCCAGCAATTATGCCCTTTCAAGCCTGGCGGACTCCATGTCTGTCACCCCTACAGCCGTGAATATGCTGGCAAAGCCCCTTCGTGCTGAGGGCGACAGCAAGAAGACTCAGGATCCTTTTGGGGACCTGCTAACAATGGCCAAGCCACCGACACCACAGAAAAAGAAGGTGGAGGACCTTCGGAGGAGGTGGGAAACGTTTGACTGA
- the dennd1a gene encoding DENN domain-containing protein 1A isoform X1, whose protein sequence is MGSRIKESPESTFEAYLEVTYPGTQSSKPEVRRQFPEDYTDQEALQTVPKFCFPFSMDSLTVNQVNQVGQNFTFVLTDIESKQRFGFCRLSSGAHTCYCILSYLPWFEVFYKLLNILADYTIKSQESHWKELLVSLHELPIPEPGVPVHLGVHSFFTVPDTRELPSIPENRNLTEYFVAVDVNNMLHLYASMLYERRILICCSKLSTLTACVHGSAAMLYPMHWQHVYIPVLPQHLLDYCCAPMPYLIGVHSSLIEKVRGMALDDVVVLNVDTNTLETPYDDLQSLPNDVVSSLKSRLKKVSTTTGDGVARAFLKSQAALFGSYRNALQIESGEPITFNEETFVNHRSSAMRQFLQNAIQLQLFKQFIDGRLDLLNSGEGFSDIFEEEINMSEYAGSDKTYHQWLFTVKKGGGAIFNTVKTKANPAMKTVYKFAKDHAKMRIKEVKSRLKQKEQAQNGLSTGGSAVIDDDGTADITSSTSAVRREGPLQIWDDHRPITVHFGQVGRNYHEMARPPMLLKRPSSNVSLESSIDHSIRPTRHYTVFLSEDSSGDELQYDDDSISGFPDSLLFSVPFEWSPLPQPYRSLKEVELMEGDDPGFGAESHTAPPSPVNEKFSNINLLGDIFGCHDEPDTQPITLAKSLEDLRTPKDTGELQAKFTYQRMDLSASEHSRTLPGLKLSNPYNKLWSIGQDESALPVFMPSTCERPASAQPPVQPEAHSPSCESSGFIPDPLEASTPGNITIPRPHGRKTPEPGTVLAPPVAQSRSNVAGTSEGRTTSAGQEFRQALSMTTDEDLLKPSKDSIDLISLLDPLNSSAQTSSTSVNDGTDTGISSSSCKPTLPARPYPQGLPPFQVHPHISRNPFAQSLQRTSPQMHYSPTISGNPFSTVCGLPPASYCHTPPQPQSFTTLPGIYRQPSPGSSTLPPSYGLLQSAFPPSVNSLPHASASNYALSSLADSMSVTPTAVNMLAKPLRAEGDSKKTQDPFGDLLTMAKPPTPQKKKVEDLRRRWETFD, encoded by the exons CCTGACAGTCAACCAGGTCAACCAAGTCGGCCAGAACTTCACCTTTGTGTTGACTGACATTGAGAGCAAACAGAGATTTGGCTTCTGTCGCCTATCCTCAGGTGCACACACCTGTTACTGCATTCTcag CTACCTGCCGTGGTTTGAAGTCTTCTACAAACTGCTAAATATCTTGGCGGACTACACTATCAAAAGCCAG GAAAGCCACTGGAAAGAGCTCCTAGTGTCACTACATGAACTCCCCATCCCTGAGCCTGGGGTCCCTGTTCATCTTGGTGTG CATTCCTTCTTCACTGTGCCCGACACAAGGGAACTGCCCAGCATACCCGAGAAT AGAAATCTAACAGAGTACTTTGTAGCAGTAGATGTCAATAACATGCTTCATCTGTATGCTAGTATGCTTTATGAACGCCGAATCCTCATCTGCTGTAGCAAACTAAGCACT TTAACGGCTTGTGTCCATGGGTCTGCAGCCATGTTATATCCAATGCACTGGCAACATGTTTACATACCTGTCCTGCCTCAGCATCTGTTAGACTACTGCTG tgcCCCAATGCCATACCTCATCGGAGTTCATTCTAGCCTCATTGAG AAAGTTCGAGGAATGGCTCTAGATGATGTTGTGGTGCTGAATGTGGACACAAACACCCTGGAAACCCCCTACGACGATTTACAAAGCCTGCCCAATGATGTG gtgtcatCTCTGAAAAGTCGTTTGAAGAAGGTTTCAACAACAACAGGGGACGGGGTGGCTCGGGCCTTTCTTAAGAGTCAGGCAGCTCTGTTTGGCAGCTACAGAAATGCTCTGCAGATTGAGTCG GGTGAGCCAATAACATTTAATGAAGAAACCTTTGTCAATCATCGTTCCAGTGCCATGAGACAGTTTCTCCAAAATGCCATTCAGCTACAGCTCTTCAAACAG TTCATTGATGGCCGTCTGGACTTGTTGAACTCAGGAGAAGGTTTTAGTGACATCTTTGAGGAGGAGATCAACATGAGTGAATATGCAG GCAGTGACAAAACCTACCATCAGTGGCTCTTCACTGTGAAG AAAGGGGGTGGGGCTATATTCAACACAGTGAAGACCAAGGCAAACCCGGCCATGAAGACTGTTTACAAGTTT GCCAAAGATCACGCAAAAATGCGTATCAAGGAAGTTAAGAGCCGATTGAAGCAGAAA GAGCAGGCACAGAACGGTCTTTCTACAGGGGGGTCAGCAGTCATCGATGATGATGGGACAGCAGACATAACCTCTTCCACTAGTGCAGTCAGGAGGGAGGGTCCACTGCAAATCTGGGATGACCACAGGCCAATCACTGTGCACTTCGGACAGGTTGGCAGAAATTACCATGAAATG GCTCGACCTCCTATGTTGTTGAAGAGACCAAGCAGCAATGTGAGTCTGGAAAGCAGCATTGACCA CTCTATCCGTCCTACTCGTCACTACACAGTATTTCTGTCAGAGGATTCTTCCGGAGATGAGCTCCAGTATGACGATGATTCCATCTCTGGGTTTCCTGACAGCTTACTCTTCTCCGTCCCTTTTGAGTGGTCACCTCT GCCACAGCCGTACCGCTCCCTGAAAGAGGTTGAGTTGATGGAAGGGGATGACCCTGGTTTTGGTGCAGAGAGTCACACAGCTCCTCCAAGCCCAGTCAATGAGAAGTTCTCCAACATCAACCTGCTTGGTGATATCTTTGGCTGCCATGATGAGCCAGACACTCAGCCAATCACCTTGGCTAAAAGTCTCGAGGACCTGAGGACTCCCAAAGACACAGGGGAGCTACAAGCCAAGTTCACCTACCAG CGGATGGACCTAAGTGCCAGCGAACACTCACGGACACTTCCAGGCCTCAAGCTGTCCAACCCCTACAACAAGTTGTGGAGTATAGGGCAGGATGAATCAGCCCTGCCTGTTTTTATGCCTTCTACCTGTGAGAGACCTGCATCTGCCCAACCTCCTGTGCAGCCTGAAGCCCATTCCCCAAGTTGTGAAAGCTCTGGCTTCATACCTGACCCTTTGGAGGCCTCCACACCTGGCAACATCACTATTCCACGTCCCCATGGAAGAAAGACACCCGAACCTGGTACTGTCCTTGCACCTCCTGTGGCCCAGTCACGTTCTAATGTAGCAGGAACTAGTGAAGGAAGGACTACATCAGCAGGCCAAGAGTTTAGGCAAGCACTGAGCATGACTACAGATGAGGACCTGCTGAAGCCAAGCAAGGACAGTATAGATCTGATAAGCCTCCTAGACCCCCTGAACAGCTCAGCACAGACCAGTTCCACATCAGTAAATGATGGGACAGATACTGGTATTTCGTCATCTTCCTGCAAACCAACACTACCGGCCAGGCCTTACCCACAGGGCTTGCCTCCTTTCCAAGTGCACCCTCACATATCACGTAACCCTTTTGCCCAGTCCCTGCAACGCACCTCCCCTCAGATGCACTACTCACCAACTATAAGTGGGAACCCCTTCAGTACAGTCTGTGGGCTTCCACCAGCCTCTTACTGTCACACTCCACCCCAGCCACAGTCCTTCACCACACTACCAGGGATATACAGACAACCTTCACCAGGCAGTTCGACTTTGCCACCCAGCTATGGACTGCTCCAGTCAGCCTTCCCACCCTCAGTTAACTCTCTCCCTCATGCCTCTGCCAGCAATTATGCCCTTTCAAGCCTGGCGGACTCCATGTCTGTCACCCCTACAGCCGTGAATATGCTGGCAAAGCCCCTTCGTGCTGAGGGCGACAGCAAGAAGACTCAGGATCCTTTTGGGGACCTGCTAACAATGGCCAAGCCACCGACACCACAGAAAAAGAAGGTGGAGGACCTTCGGAGGAGGTGGGAAACGTTTGACTGA